The genomic interval CCCCTTGGCCCTCTTAAAGTTTTATGGGTTGTTGTTGTAACAAAATCAGCATATGGTACCGGAGATGGGTGTTCGCCTGCTGCGACCAATCCAGCAATGTGAGCCATATCAACAACAAGATATGCCCCAACAGAATCTGCTATCTCTCTGAATTTTTTAAAATCTAAAATTCTTGGATATGCGCTTGCCCCGGCAATTATAAGCTTTGGCTTTTCTCTCTCAGCAGTTTCCATTAACTCGTCGTAATCTATCATTTCTGTTTCTTTATTTACCGTATAAGATGCAACCTCAAAAAATCTTCCGGAAAAACTCAAAGGGTGTCCGTGTGTTAAGTGGCCTCCATGGGATAAATCCATTCCTAAAATCTTGTCTCCAGGATTTAACACAGTAAAATAAACAGCCATATTTGCCTGTGAACCTGAGTGGGGCTGAACATTTGCATGGTCAGCACCAAACAACTCCTTTGCCCTTTCCCTTGCAAGCCTCTCAACAACATCTGTAAATTCGCAGCCTCCATAATACCTTCTTCCTGGATAGCCTTCAGCATACTTGTTTGTAAAAATTGAACCTGCCATCTCTAATACTGCTTCGGAAACATAGTTTTCTGAAGCAATTAATTCAAGGTTGTTTTCCTGTCTCAAAGTTTCCCCAACAAGCGCCTCAAATGCTTCCGGGTCAACCTTTTTCAATGCTTCAATCTTCATATTACACTCCTTATTTAAGAATTTTCCATATCCTTTATTTTATTTATTCTTCTTAAATGCCTTCCACCTTCAAACTCTGAAGAGAGAAAATTATCAATTATATCCTTTGCAGTTTCAACTCCTGTTGTCCTACCCCCCATGCAGATTATATTGGCATTATTGTGTTGCTTAGCAAGCCTTGCCGTTAAGCCGTCATGGCATAAGGCAGCCCTTATTCCCTTAACCTTGTTGGCCGCTATGGAAATCCCTATCCCTGTACCGCACATTAAAACTCCTAAATTGAAATCTCCACCTGCAACAGCCTTTGCCACCTTTTCTGCAAAATCAGGGTAATCAACGCTTTCTTCTGAATAGCATCCTAAATCGTCAACCTGATAGCCCTTGTCTATCAAATAATTTTTAATAACTTCTTTTAATTTAAAACCTCCGTGGTCAGAGCCTATGGCTATTTTCATTGCTTTAACTCCTTATCTTTATAGGTTTTCTCTTTACAGGCATTGTCATACACCTTACTCCTCCACCGCCTCTTGCCAGTTCTGCTCCCTCTATACCAACAGCCACCTTTTCATAATCGTCTAAATTAACCTTATCTTTTACTATATCATTGACATGAACAATTTTAAACCCTGCTTTTTCCAACTCTTTAAAGGTATTATAATTGCAGGCATATCCTATAATTTTTCCGGGGGCAAATGCAAAGAAATTTGTACCTGAAAGCCACTGCTCCCTCTTCTGATTAACAGGGTTAGAGCCGCCACAAATTATAGGTTCAAGTTTAATCCCCACTTTTTTAAGGGCATCAAGCAAGGATTCTTCCTCTTCTAAAGATACCTTTCCAGATGGCATTATATTTATATGGATAACCCTCAGTTTTTCCTTTCCTAATAGGTACGGGTAATGACAAACACACTTATCTTTGTCAACCATTGTGAATACCATGTCAAGGTGGATTGTGCTTCTTTCCTTGGGTAGAACCACAGCAAATACATGAAATTCCTCATTAACAACCTCTTTTTTCATCCTCTCAACAAAAATATCAATGCTTGAAGGAGTTGTTCTCTCACTCACCCCTATAGCGACAACATTTTTATCAAGCACAAGAAAATCTCCACCTTCAATTGTTACCTTTTCATTCCCTTCAAGTATTCCATCAAAGATAAAGCCCTCACTTTTAAATTCAGGGTGGTGTTTGTATATAAACCTTGCTATTACCGCTTCACCTATTCTCACCTTGTTTGCCATAGAACCAGTTATTACCTTCCCACGGAAAACAACAGAAATGTCCCTTGTGAAGTAAAGGTTAGGCAAAGG from Thermotomaculum hydrothermale carries:
- a CDS encoding serine hydroxymethyltransferase; translation: MKIEALKKVDPEAFEALVGETLRQENNLELIASENYVSEAVLEMAGSIFTNKYAEGYPGRRYYGGCEFTDVVERLARERAKELFGADHANVQPHSGSQANMAVYFTVLNPGDKILGMDLSHGGHLTHGHPLSFSGRFFEVASYTVNKETEMIDYDELMETAEREKPKLIIAGASAYPRILDFKKFREIADSVGAYLVVDMAHIAGLVAAGEHPSPVPYADFVTTTTHKTLRGPRGGLILCKEEYKKDLNRNLFPGIQGGPLVHIVAAKAVALKEAMTEEFKEYQRQVKANAKKLANELANRGLRIVSGGTDNHLMLVDVTSIGLTGKEAEKALDKAGITVNKNTIPFDKNKPLIASGIRIGTPAVTTRGMKEKEMEEVAEYIVDALKHTEDDEFLAKIKEKVISLTDRFPMGYKKIVGID
- the rpiB gene encoding ribose 5-phosphate isomerase B, whose protein sequence is MKIAIGSDHGGFKLKEVIKNYLIDKGYQVDDLGCYSEESVDYPDFAEKVAKAVAGGDFNLGVLMCGTGIGISIAANKVKGIRAALCHDGLTARLAKQHNNANIICMGGRTTGVETAKDIIDNFLSSEFEGGRHLRRINKIKDMENS
- a CDS encoding arginine deiminase, with amino-acid sequence MTNVRVCSEVGVLEKVVIHSPGKEIEVMTPETAQEVLYNDILTLPVVAEDHKGLKNVLKKVTRVYELKDLLKDILKNEEVKRDFVITITALERRADIADYLMSLPPEELADAVVCGVEERRDSLEKFLSNRNYALPPLPNLYFTRDISVVFRGKVITGSMANKVRIGEAVIARFIYKHHPEFKSEGFIFDGILEGNEKVTIEGGDFLVLDKNVVAIGVSERTTPSSIDIFVERMKKEVVNEEFHVFAVVLPKERSTIHLDMVFTMVDKDKCVCHYPYLLGKEKLRVIHINIMPSGKVSLEEEESLLDALKKVGIKLEPIICGGSNPVNQKREQWLSGTNFFAFAPGKIIGYACNYNTFKELEKAGFKIVHVNDIVKDKVNLDDYEKVAVGIEGAELARGGGGVRCMTMPVKRKPIKIRS